In a genomic window of Streptomyces katrae:
- a CDS encoding thymidine kinase — protein MPELVFFSGTMDCGKSTLALQIGHNRSARGLQGVIFTRDDRAGEGKISSRLGLVTEAVEAAEGMDLYAYLVELLSKGGKADYVIVDEAQFLAPEQIDQLARIVDDLDMDVFAFGITTDFRTKLFPGSQRLIELADRIEQLQVEALCWCGARATHNARTVGGVMVVEGAQVVVGDVNRPAEEIGYEVLCRRHHRRRLTSASAHAGALSPDVLPVNHA, from the coding sequence ATGCCCGAGCTGGTGTTCTTCTCCGGAACGATGGACTGCGGGAAGAGCACACTGGCTCTCCAGATCGGCCACAACCGCTCCGCCCGAGGCCTCCAGGGCGTGATCTTCACGCGCGACGACCGGGCGGGCGAGGGCAAGATCTCCTCCCGGCTCGGCCTGGTGACCGAGGCGGTCGAGGCCGCCGAGGGCATGGACCTCTACGCCTACCTGGTGGAGCTGCTGTCCAAGGGCGGCAAGGCCGACTACGTGATCGTGGACGAGGCGCAGTTCCTCGCGCCCGAGCAGATCGACCAGCTGGCCCGCATCGTCGACGACCTCGACATGGACGTCTTCGCCTTCGGCATCACCACCGACTTCCGCACCAAGCTCTTCCCCGGCTCCCAGCGGCTGATCGAGCTGGCCGACCGGATCGAGCAGCTCCAGGTCGAGGCCCTGTGCTGGTGCGGGGCCCGGGCCACGCACAACGCCCGTACGGTGGGCGGGGTCATGGTGGTCGAGGGCGCCCAGGTGGTGGTCGGCGACGTCAACCGCCCGGCGGAGGAGATCGGCTACGAGGTCCTGTGCCGCCGCCACCACCGCCGCCGCCTCACCTCCGCCTCGGCCCACGCCGGCGCCCTCTCCCCGGACGTCCTCCCCGTCAACCACGCCTGA
- a CDS encoding response regulator: MPVRVVLADDQPLIRTGLGMVIADIPDIEVVGEAGNGAEAVQLVRDLNPDVVVMDIRMPGMDGIEATRMITKDTGAPHVIVLTTFDDDDNVYDSLRAGASGFLVKDMALDDIITAVRVVADGDALIAPKVTRRLIEEFADRPQRAVPPPSKAVLGVTDRELEVLTLIGRGMSNAEIAEAMFISGATVKAYVTRLLAKLDARDRVHLVIIAYEHALVAPTG, encoded by the coding sequence ATGCCGGTCCGCGTCGTGCTCGCCGACGACCAGCCGCTGATCCGCACCGGGCTGGGCATGGTGATCGCCGACATCCCGGACATCGAGGTCGTCGGAGAAGCCGGGAACGGCGCCGAGGCCGTACAGCTGGTCCGGGATCTGAATCCCGACGTCGTCGTCATGGACATCCGCATGCCCGGCATGGACGGCATCGAGGCCACCCGGATGATCACGAAGGACACCGGCGCCCCGCACGTCATCGTCCTGACGACGTTCGACGACGACGACAACGTCTACGACTCCTTGCGGGCCGGGGCTTCGGGATTCCTCGTCAAGGACATGGCCCTGGACGACATCATCACGGCGGTACGGGTCGTGGCCGACGGGGATGCGCTCATAGCGCCGAAGGTGACGCGCCGCCTGATCGAGGAGTTCGCCGACCGCCCGCAGCGGGCCGTCCCGCCGCCGTCCAAGGCAGTCCTGGGGGTCACCGACCGCGAGCTCGAGGTATTGACGTTGATCGGCCGGGGCATGTCGAACGCCGAGATCGCCGAGGCGATGTTCATCAGCGGCGCGACCGTCAAGGCGTACGTGACGCGCCTGCTGGCCAAACTCGACGCCCGCGACCGCGTCCACCTCGTCATCATCGCCTACGAGCACGCTTTGGTGGCACCGACCGGCTGA
- a CDS encoding sensor histidine kinase — MLTTPPPTLVRRVTPGAWTALAWCVSTIYSFVVQIRWPGEQLQPWGEKSHRIEPFSMDHRELATLLLAVALLAGACRLLTRRPLTSMTMLVVSALVLTNGPLHTTSIAPEQYLPVCVALCFATAAEARRTSLCAAGLALTGLLGYIGTRLALGLRVGTSVEAVVLMMIVVAWVIGNARRQEREHTEQMRTRVAEQAVTAERLRIARELHDMVAHSIGVVAFQAGAARRVIDTQPEGARRALGAIEDTSRETLAGLRRMLGALHDAASGDAGKPAAGLDDVDKLVENVRDAGVRVDVEWRGERRPLPPEVDLSAFRIIQESVTNVVKHSRTQQCRVSVVFHPSELSVVIVDSGSGSGRGEGSGYGIAGMRDRVKLLHGDFTAGPRPEGGYRVTARLPIPMEV; from the coding sequence ATGCTCACGACACCGCCTCCCACGCTGGTCCGGCGTGTGACACCCGGCGCGTGGACGGCGCTCGCCTGGTGTGTGTCCACGATCTACTCGTTCGTCGTCCAGATCCGCTGGCCGGGAGAACAGCTGCAGCCCTGGGGCGAGAAGAGCCACCGCATCGAGCCGTTCTCGATGGACCACCGCGAGCTGGCGACCTTGCTCCTGGCAGTGGCCCTGCTGGCGGGCGCCTGCCGGCTCTTGACCCGTCGACCGCTGACATCGATGACGATGCTGGTGGTCAGCGCGCTGGTCCTGACCAACGGCCCCCTGCACACGACCAGCATCGCGCCCGAGCAGTACCTGCCGGTCTGCGTCGCCCTCTGCTTCGCCACCGCCGCCGAGGCGCGGCGGACGTCGTTGTGCGCCGCGGGGCTGGCCCTGACCGGGCTCCTCGGCTACATCGGCACGCGCCTGGCGCTGGGACTCCGGGTGGGCACCTCGGTCGAGGCGGTCGTCCTGATGATGATCGTGGTCGCCTGGGTCATCGGGAACGCGCGCCGTCAGGAACGGGAGCACACCGAGCAGATGCGCACCCGGGTCGCGGAGCAGGCGGTGACGGCCGAGCGGCTGCGGATCGCCCGGGAACTGCATGACATGGTCGCCCACAGCATCGGCGTCGTGGCGTTCCAGGCCGGGGCCGCCCGGCGGGTCATCGATACGCAGCCGGAGGGGGCGCGCAGGGCCCTCGGCGCCATCGAGGACACGAGCCGGGAGACGCTCGCCGGCCTACGGCGCATGCTCGGCGCGCTCCACGACGCCGCGTCCGGTGACGCCGGGAAGCCGGCCGCCGGGCTCGACGACGTCGACAAGCTCGTGGAGAACGTGAGGGACGCCGGCGTCCGCGTGGACGTCGAGTGGCGCGGCGAGAGGCGTCCTCTGCCACCGGAGGTCGACTTGTCCGCGTTCCGCATCATCCAGGAGTCCGTCACCAACGTGGTGAAGCACTCCAGAACACAGCAGTGCCGCGTCTCCGTGGTATTCCACCCCTCCGAACTGTCCGTCGTGATCGTCGACAGCGGATCCGGGAGCGGCAGAGGCGAAGGCAGCGGCTACGGTATCGCCGGGATGCGTGACCGGGTGAAACTGCTGCACGGCGACTTCACCGCCGGTCCGCGCCCCGAGGGCGGCTACCGCGTGACCGCCCGTCTCCCCATCCCGATGGAGGTCTGA
- a CDS encoding ABC transporter ATP-binding protein, giving the protein MTNMGGYEEREVVVRLTDVRKDFGDYAALDGVSLEIGAGESVAVMGPSGSGKSTLLNMVSGLDRPTAGSVVVAGEDLVELDEKGLALFRRRRIGMIFQFFNLLDDLPALDNIALAGQLVGLKASAARERALELMGELSIADRKNIYPASLSGGERQRVATARALMNRPSLLLADEPTGALDSRSGDQVMQLLMDLNQLGQTLLIVTHDPRLAARCARRVVEVADGRIARDRLVDHAAVAEAAR; this is encoded by the coding sequence ATGACGAACATGGGCGGTTACGAGGAGCGTGAAGTCGTCGTCCGGCTCACGGACGTACGGAAGGACTTCGGGGACTACGCGGCCCTGGACGGCGTTTCGCTGGAGATCGGCGCGGGCGAGTCGGTCGCCGTGATGGGACCGTCCGGCTCCGGGAAGTCGACCCTGCTGAACATGGTCTCCGGACTCGACCGGCCGACCGCCGGATCGGTCGTCGTCGCCGGGGAGGACCTGGTCGAGCTCGACGAGAAGGGCCTGGCGCTGTTCCGGCGTCGCCGGATCGGCATGATCTTCCAGTTCTTCAACCTGCTGGACGACCTGCCGGCCCTGGACAACATCGCCCTGGCCGGCCAGCTGGTCGGGCTGAAGGCGTCGGCCGCCCGCGAGCGCGCCCTGGAGCTCATGGGCGAACTCTCGATCGCCGACCGTAAGAACATCTATCCCGCCTCACTGTCGGGCGGCGAGCGGCAGCGGGTCGCCACGGCGCGGGCCTTGATGAACCGACCGTCGCTGCTGCTCGCCGACGAGCCGACCGGCGCCCTGGACAGCAGGTCCGGCGACCAGGTGATGCAACTGCTCATGGACCTGAACCAGCTCGGCCAGACCCTCCTGATCGTCACGCACGACCCGCGGCTCGCCGCCCGGTGCGCCCGGCGGGTCGTCGAGGTCGCGGACGGGCGCATCGCCCGGGACCGCCTCGTCGACCACGCGGCGGTCGCAGAGGCCGCACGATGA
- a CDS encoding ABC transporter permease, with translation MWRASRAAVKRRRLQTFVLGVVVMVSSAMAVATLALLAAVSGPFDTAYDAANGAHVVAEFDSSKATAAQIAQAANARGVEAVAGPYPAAVLHSPSQTGDHPIGLAGSFTVVGRDRPDTAVDTLKLSAGRWATGPGEIVLNEPSFIGPDQIKSEHEVVTPDGVRLEVVGYANSAGQSAGGWVTPDQARALQSGSPSLQMMYRFDDAGSDSALKAGMAAATKGLPSDALTGTGSYLTIKANLAKGPNTYVPFLTVFGILGLTVSVLIVGNVVSGAVVSGFRHIGVLKALGFTPHQVTAVYLVMVTFPATIGCALGSVIGGFVGKKLVNQAFWGLFGSDLVMGKATVPTWVHPVVLIGVPALVALSALVPAMRARRLPAAVAISAGGVQQTGHGLAVQRGLGGSSLPRPVSLGLGWPFARPGRTVLTLSTVVLGVMTVTMALGISASVVKFGQMQQQTDKIQVRVDVNDPKWGTPGPTHSDDRLFALLRSLPASEHVSAQAPLQTRMAGWSGTLRVGVERGDTKELHPDLARGRWIEGPNEVVVSSEFWHEHKVSLGDTITLDTSDGPQPQKIVGESVGGWDVTTLDWNRFVPLSPAQRAQGFSVQLAKGSDPQAYAEAVARTDPGLNAVVNGASDTLEKVIISVVSTLTVMLIVVSSLGVFNTVVLNTRERRKDLGMLKSIGMTPRQVMAMVVTSMAVLGAAGGIVGVPLGMLAHRIVIPMTGHGTGLDLPDSLVQVWNWPTVALLALSGSVIAALGACLPARGAAKAPVAEVLRTE, from the coding sequence GTGTGGCGGGCTTCCCGCGCGGCGGTGAAGCGCCGCAGACTCCAGACCTTCGTGCTCGGCGTCGTCGTCATGGTCTCCAGTGCCATGGCCGTCGCGACCCTGGCCCTGCTGGCGGCCGTGTCGGGCCCCTTCGACACGGCCTACGACGCCGCGAACGGTGCGCACGTCGTCGCCGAGTTCGACAGCTCGAAGGCGACCGCGGCCCAGATCGCCCAGGCCGCGAACGCCCGCGGCGTCGAGGCCGTCGCAGGCCCGTATCCCGCAGCCGTCCTCCACTCGCCCTCACAGACCGGCGATCACCCGATCGGGCTGGCCGGTTCCTTCACCGTCGTAGGCCGGGACCGGCCGGACACCGCGGTCGACACCCTCAAGCTCAGCGCCGGCCGCTGGGCGACCGGTCCGGGAGAGATCGTCCTGAACGAGCCGTCGTTCATCGGTCCGGACCAGATCAAGTCCGAGCACGAGGTCGTCACCCCGGACGGCGTGCGTCTCGAGGTCGTCGGTTACGCGAACTCGGCCGGCCAGTCGGCGGGCGGCTGGGTCACCCCGGACCAGGCCCGGGCCCTGCAATCAGGCTCGCCCTCGCTCCAGATGATGTACCGCTTCGATGACGCCGGTTCCGACTCGGCGCTGAAGGCCGGCATGGCTGCTGCCACGAAGGGCCTGCCGTCCGACGCCCTGACGGGGACCGGGTCGTACCTGACCATCAAGGCGAACCTCGCCAAGGGCCCGAACACCTACGTGCCGTTCCTGACGGTCTTCGGCATCCTCGGCCTGACCGTCTCGGTCCTGATCGTGGGCAACGTCGTCAGCGGCGCGGTCGTCTCGGGCTTCCGGCACATCGGAGTCCTCAAGGCCCTGGGGTTCACCCCCCACCAGGTGACGGCGGTCTACCTCGTCATGGTCACGTTCCCGGCGACGATCGGCTGCGCGCTCGGCTCGGTGATCGGCGGCTTCGTGGGCAAGAAGCTGGTGAACCAGGCCTTCTGGGGCCTCTTCGGCAGCGACCTCGTCATGGGCAAGGCCACCGTCCCGACGTGGGTCCATCCGGTGGTGCTGATCGGGGTGCCCGCTCTCGTGGCGCTGTCCGCCCTCGTTCCGGCGATGCGCGCCCGTCGCCTCCCCGCCGCCGTGGCCATCAGCGCGGGCGGCGTCCAGCAGACCGGACACGGTCTGGCGGTCCAGCGGGGGCTCGGCGGATCGAGCCTGCCGCGCCCGGTGAGCCTGGGCCTGGGCTGGCCGTTCGCCCGGCCGGGCCGCACGGTCCTGACGCTGTCGACGGTCGTGCTCGGCGTCATGACGGTGACGATGGCTCTCGGTATTTCGGCCTCGGTCGTCAAGTTCGGGCAGATGCAGCAGCAGACCGACAAGATCCAGGTGCGCGTCGACGTCAATGACCCCAAGTGGGGGACTCCCGGCCCGACGCACTCCGACGACCGGCTCTTCGCGCTGCTGCGCTCGCTGCCCGCCTCCGAGCACGTGTCCGCGCAGGCCCCGCTGCAGACCCGCATGGCGGGCTGGTCGGGAACCCTCCGTGTGGGCGTCGAGCGCGGTGACACCAAGGAGCTGCATCCGGACCTCGCCCGGGGACGCTGGATCGAGGGGCCGAACGAGGTGGTGGTCTCGTCGGAGTTCTGGCACGAGCACAAGGTGTCCCTCGGCGACACGATCACGCTGGACACCAGCGACGGACCCCAGCCGCAGAAGATCGTCGGCGAGAGCGTCGGGGGATGGGACGTGACGACCCTCGACTGGAACCGGTTCGTCCCGCTCAGCCCGGCCCAGCGCGCCCAGGGCTTCTCCGTCCAGCTCGCGAAGGGCAGCGACCCGCAGGCCTACGCCGAGGCGGTCGCGCGTACGGACCCGGGGCTGAACGCGGTGGTGAACGGCGCCTCCGACACACTGGAGAAGGTCATCATCAGCGTGGTGTCGACCCTCACCGTGATGCTGATCGTCGTTTCGAGCCTGGGCGTGTTCAACACGGTGGTCCTCAACACCCGTGAGCGCCGCAAGGACCTGGGGATGCTCAAGTCGATCGGAATGACGCCCCGCCAGGTGATGGCCATGGTGGTGACGTCCATGGCGGTGCTCGGGGCGGCCGGCGGGATCGTCGGCGTCCCGCTCGGGATGCTCGCGCACCGGATCGTCATCCCGATGACCGGACACGGCACCGGGCTCGACCTGCCGGATTCGCTGGTGCAGGTGTGGAACTGGCCGACGGTGGCGTTGCTCGCCCTCTCGGGTTCCGTGATCGCCGCGCTGGGTGCCTGCCTCCCGGCCCGTGGTGCGGCGAAGGCCCCTGTCGCGGAGGTGCTGCGGACGGAGTAG
- a CDS encoding cation:proton antiporter, translating to MTTAAAPVPAPTHHALLVLLLQLALLLLLAVCLGQLAARFRLPAIVGELCAGVLVGPSVLGHLLPGFAAWLLPQQPEQMHLLDAVGQLGVLLLVGITGMELQSDLVRRRGATAVRVSAAGLILPLVLGVATGYLLPRSLLPAGTDPTVFALFLGVALCVSAIPVIAKTLLDMDLLHREVGQLTLASGVIDDVVGWFLLSVVSAMATAGLTAGRLAASLLYPVGVVLFALLVGRPAVRLALGAAGRSPEPGPTVAVAALAVLLGSAGAHALGLEPVFGAFVAGVLISTSGRPDREKLAPLRTTVLAFLAPLYFATAGLRTDLTALARPAVLAAACAVLAVAVVGKFAGAYAGAKLSRLSGWEAFALGAGMNSRGVIEVIVAMTGLRLGILGPEAYTVVILVAIVTSLMAPPLLRLAMARVEEGPDPQPHPAPVAAAGV from the coding sequence GTGACGACCGCAGCCGCGCCCGTTCCCGCCCCCACCCACCACGCCCTGCTGGTGCTCCTCCTCCAGCTGGCGCTCCTGCTGCTCCTCGCCGTCTGCCTCGGGCAGCTGGCCGCGCGCTTCAGGCTGCCCGCGATCGTCGGAGAGCTCTGCGCGGGGGTCCTCGTCGGCCCCTCGGTCCTCGGCCATCTGCTGCCCGGCTTCGCCGCCTGGCTGCTGCCGCAGCAGCCCGAGCAGATGCACCTCCTCGACGCGGTCGGGCAGCTCGGCGTCCTGCTCCTCGTCGGGATCACCGGGATGGAACTCCAGTCCGACCTCGTCCGGCGGCGCGGCGCCACCGCGGTACGGGTGAGCGCCGCCGGTCTCATCCTGCCCCTGGTGCTCGGCGTCGCCACGGGCTACCTGCTGCCCCGCTCACTGCTGCCCGCCGGCACCGACCCGACGGTGTTCGCCCTGTTCCTCGGCGTGGCCCTGTGCGTCAGCGCGATCCCGGTGATCGCCAAGACCCTGCTGGACATGGACCTCCTGCACCGCGAGGTCGGCCAGCTGACCCTGGCCTCCGGGGTGATCGACGACGTCGTCGGCTGGTTCCTGCTCTCCGTCGTCTCGGCGATGGCCACGGCCGGCCTGACCGCCGGCCGGCTCGCCGCCTCCCTGCTCTACCCCGTGGGCGTCGTGCTGTTCGCCCTGCTGGTGGGCCGGCCCGCCGTCAGGCTCGCGCTGGGCGCGGCCGGCCGCTCGCCCGAGCCCGGGCCGACCGTCGCCGTGGCGGCGCTGGCCGTACTGCTCGGCTCCGCGGGTGCGCACGCCCTGGGTCTGGAGCCGGTCTTCGGGGCCTTCGTCGCCGGCGTACTGATCAGCACCAGCGGCAGACCGGACCGGGAGAAACTGGCCCCGCTGCGCACCACGGTGCTGGCCTTCCTCGCGCCGCTCTACTTCGCCACGGCCGGGCTCCGGACGGACCTGACGGCGCTGGCCAGGCCGGCGGTCCTGGCCGCGGCCTGCGCGGTCCTCGCCGTGGCCGTCGTCGGCAAGTTCGCGGGGGCCTACGCCGGGGCGAAGCTGAGCCGGCTCAGCGGCTGGGAGGCCTTCGCCCTCGGCGCCGGCATGAACTCCCGCGGGGTGATCGAGGTGATCGTGGCGATGACAGGCCTGCGGCTCGGCATCCTCGGACCCGAGGCGTACACCGTCGTCATCCTCGTCGCGATCGTGACCTCCCTCATGGCCCCGCCCCTCCTGCGCCTGGCCATGGCCCGCGTCGAGGAGGGACCGGACCCGCAACCCCACCCGGCCCCGGTTGCCGCGGCCGGCGTCTGA
- a CDS encoding winged helix-turn-helix domain-containing protein codes for MSTQTPADPGRSPHPRHALAPLLSSAVRLSIVAALAPVEKAEFASVRDLVEITDSALSKQVTRLEEEGWVAVEKGRVGRRPRTWLRLTEDGLAGYRRHLAALAAIAGPLG; via the coding sequence ATGAGCACGCAGACCCCGGCGGATCCGGGGCGCTCCCCGCATCCCCGCCACGCCCTCGCACCGCTGCTCTCCTCGGCGGTGCGGCTGTCGATCGTGGCGGCGCTCGCGCCCGTGGAGAAGGCCGAGTTCGCCTCCGTGCGGGACCTCGTGGAGATCACCGACTCCGCGCTGTCCAAGCAGGTGACGCGGCTGGAGGAGGAGGGCTGGGTGGCCGTCGAGAAGGGTCGGGTCGGGCGCAGGCCGCGGACCTGGCTGCGGCTGACTGAGGACGGCCTGGCCGGCTACCGCCGGCACCTCGCCGCCCTGGCGGCCATCGCGGGCCCGCTGGGCTGA